The following DNA comes from cyanobiont of Ornithocercus magnificus.
ACGATCTGAGAACCCAGATCTCTCCTACGAGATTTCTATGCAACCATTCAGGGCATTTAGGCCAGACGGGGTGATACTTTTCTCAGACATTCTTACTCCTTTGCCAGGCATGGGGATTAATTTCGACATTGTCGAAAGCAAGGGACCACTAATTCAAGAGCCAATCCGCAGCTTTGGCCAAATTGAGTCGTTGCGTGCGCTTGAGCCTGCCGAAAGCTTGCCTTTCGTCGGCGAGGTTCTAGGGCGATTGAATAAAAGTGTGGGTAATCAAGCTGCCATTCTTGGCTTTGCTGGAGCTCCTTGGACCTTAGCTGCTTACGCAGTAGAGGGCAAAAGTAGCAAGAACTACGCGTTGATCAAAGCAATGGCCTTCCGTGAACCTAATCTGTTGCACCAGTTGCTGAATCACTTTGCTGAGTCAGTTGCTAGCTACCTGCGTTACCAGATTGATTCCGGTGCCCAGGTAGTACAGATATTTGACTCTTGGGCCGGTCAGCTTAGTCCGATTGATTATGACATCTTTGCCGCACCTTACCAACGTAAGGTAGTAGAATTAGTCAAAAAGGCTCACCCAAATACACCAATTATTCTCTATATCTCTGGCAGTGCTGGGGTAATTGAGAGGATGTGTAGAACAGGTGTAGACATTATCTCGCTTGACTGGACTGTTGATATGGCCGACGGCTGTGCCCGAATACCGCAGCACCTCGGTATACAAGGCAATGTTGATCCTGGACTCCTTTTCAGTACACCAAAAGCCATCAGCGACCGGATTGATGACACAGTGCGTAAGGCCCAAGGTCGTTATCACATTCTTAACCTTGGTCATGGTATCTTGCCAGGGACGCCCGAGGAAAACAGCCGAGCTTTTTTTGAAGCTGGTAAGACCGTAGCGGATAGGGTTGGGACCATAGCTTGAGCTTTGTGCCTACAAAAATTCTCATCACTGGCGCTAGTGGTTGTGTTGGTCAGTACATCTGTCGCTGGTTTATAGATCACTCCGATGTTGAGCTTTTGCTCTGGCTACGAGACCCTAAAAAGCTTTCTGCAGTCTCAGCTAACCATCCGCGTATCCAGTTACTTATAGGGGATCTAAGAGACTCGG
Coding sequences within:
- a CDS encoding uroporphyrinogen decarboxylase; translated protein: MSKFFPLLLRAARGEIVERPPVWIMRQAGRHMKAYRDLSERYPSFRERSENPDLSYEISMQPFRAFRPDGVILFSDILTPLPGMGINFDIVESKGPLIQEPIRSFGQIESLRALEPAESLPFVGEVLGRLNKSVGNQAAILGFAGAPWTLAAYAVEGKSSKNYALIKAMAFREPNLLHQLLNHFAESVASYLRYQIDSGAQVVQIFDSWAGQLSPIDYDIFAAPYQRKVVELVKKAHPNTPIILYISGSAGVIERMCRTGVDIISLDWTVDMADGCARIPQHLGIQGNVDPGLLFSTPKAISDRIDDTVRKAQGRYHILNLGHGILPGTPEENSRAFFEAGKTVADRVGTIA